The Desulfatibacillum aliphaticivorans DSM 15576 DNA window AGGCGGTCAACGCATTGGGCCACGAAATCCTGGCGCAGGAAGGCGTTTTGGGATGACGGCTTTCCGTGGGGAAGCCATGGGTTGTGTCTGCAGGATGAGATCATGGGCGGCCGCCTTGTTCAACAATTTTGTTGGTAAGGTGAGTATAAAATAAAGGGATGGATATATCAAGGGATTAATTCAGAATACTCAAACTGCGGCATTGGGTGGAGTATTCGACGGGGCGATTTAGAGAAGTTCTTGGGGAGGGTTGTATTTTTTAAAACAGTTCTGTTGGCAATGCGGGCGGACCGAATCCCCCCAGCGGACGGCAAGGAATTGGGGGCTTGGGCGGAAATCCTTCCCTTTGGCCGGAATTCTTATAAAATATGCTTTTAATATAAAGGGTTATATCTGGAGTGCCCGCTGAAGGGGGAGTTCAATTATAAAAACAAATTTGTTGGCATTTAAGCATATAATACCAATAGCGCCTATCGCCCAAAAAATTCCCCCATGGTCAATTCTCCGGATTTTTATCCATTCTTTGGTATAAATATCCGTAAAATAAACAATAAAATTCTAATTGCCGGGAATGAAGCCTTGCCCGTCAGACCCTATGGGACTGCAAACAAATTTGTTGTATAAAAGATTCAGAAATATCTTTGACATCAGTGCAACAATCCCCCACAATACTCCCAAACTCGCCTTTATTCCAATCGCCCAAGGAGACTGCCATGCCGCCAAAAAAGAAAGCAAAGAACATTTCCACAGGACAAAGAATCCATGACCTGAGAAAAGACAAGGACATGGACCTGGAAACCCTGGCTAATGAGACGGGACTCGCCGTAGACACCCTGGAAAAAATCGAATCCGGAGAAAACATGCCCTCCGTGGGTTCGCTCCTTCAGATCGCCAGAGCCCTGGAAGTGGATTCGGCCTTTTTTCTGGAAAAGGAGGTCAAGACCACGAAAAAGGGCCTGGCCAAAGCCTATTCCGAACGCACTTCCCATTACGCATACACAACCCTTTCGCCGGGGGCGCGGCACAAGCACATGAAGGCTTTTAAGATTGAAATTCCCCCCAAGCAGGAGCACGACGGCGTCAGTTACCAACACGAAGGGGAGGAGTTCGTCTACGTGCTTTCCGGCAAGGTGGAGGTGACCGTGGGCGAGCATGTGAACAAACTGGAGGAAGGCGGTTCTCTCCACTTTAACTCCGGCCTGCGCCACTTGCTTAAAAATCCCGGAGAGGACGCCGCCCTGCTGCTGGTGGTGGTCTACACCCCTTAACCTTTGCATATATAAAGGAGGGAGGACCATGTCCTTTCGATTGACTGCCGAGCAGAAAATGGTCCGGAAAATGGTGCGGGAGTTCGCCCGCGGGGAGTTGATGCCCACCGCCGCCGAAAGGGACCGGACCAAGGAGTTCCCCGCTGAGAATTTAAAAGAAATGGCCGAACTGGGCCTTTTGGGCATGATGGTGCCGCCGGAATACGAAGGCGCCGGGGCCGACGCCGTCAGTTATGTGCTGGCCTTGTCCGAGGTGGCCTACGCCTGTGCATCCACCGCGGTCATCATGAGCGTTCACAACTCCATTGTGTGCGACAGCATTTTGCACCTTGGCACGGACGAGCAGAAGCAGCGTTATCTCCCGGCCCTGGCCATGGGCGAGATGATCGGCGCCTTTGCCATGACCGAACCCCTGGCCGGATCAGATCCCCTGCGCCAGGAAACCACAGCCGTTCAGGACGGCGACCATTACATCATCAACGGAGTCAAACGGTTCATCACCTCCGGCAAGAACGCCGGGGTCGTGATCGTCACCGCAAAAACCGACCCCAGCAAACGCCACCGGGGCATCACCGCATTTTTGGTGGATAAAGGAACGCCGGGTTTTTCCGTAGGCCGCTTGGAAGACAAAATGGGCCTGCGCGCTTCGGACACGGCGGATCTGTATTTTGAAGACTGCCGGGTTCCGGCCTCCCAGATACTGGGCGGTGAAGGCGGGGGATTTTCCCTGGCCATGAAAGCCCTGGACGGCGGACGCATAGGCATCGCCGCCCAATCCATCGGGGTGGCCCAGGCCTGCCTGGACGCGGCCGTCAAATACGCTAAGGAGCGGGAGCAGTTCGGCAAGCCCATCGGGCAATTCCAGGGCGTTTCCGGGCCTCTGGCGGATATCGCCACGGAAATCCATGCGGCCAGGCTCATGGCTCTTGACGCGGCCTCCCGCAAGGATCGGGGCCAGAATTTCACCATGGAAGCCTCCATGGCCAAGCTCTTTGCATCCGAAATGGTCAACCGGGTTACGGCCAAGGCCTTGCAAATTCATGGCGGATACGGTTATACCAAAGACTACCCTGTTGAGAGGTATTACCGGGACGCGCGGGTTTTCACAATTTATGAAGGAACGTCCGAAATACAGCGCATTGTGATCTCCCGGCATCTGCTTAAATAAAGGCAAGGCCCGGCCGGGCTGTGTGCGGCCGGACGAAAAACGGAAAGGAAAGAGCATGGCACTGGTTGAATATGAATTAAAAGAGCATGTGGCGGTTTTAACCATGAACAACGGCGAAAACCGCTTCAACCCCACCTACCTGGGGGAATTTTTGGACGTCCTGGACGAGATTGAAAACAAGACGGAAGCCGCAACCCTGGTTGTGACGTCCGCCAACGAGAAAATCTGGTGCAACGGCCTGGACCTGGACTGGCTCATGCCTGTTGTGCAGGCCAAGGACGTGGACACCTCCAAAAAATTTTTTTATCAGTTGAACGATCTGTTCAGAAGGCTGCTGGTTTATCCCCTGACCACCATCGCCGCCATCAACGGCCACGCTTTCGCCGGAGGCGCCATTTTAACCGGCGCCTTTGACTTCCGCTATATGCGGACCGACCGGGGATTTTTCTGCATTCCGGAAGTGGATATCAGCATTCCTTTTCTGCCCGGCATGATGGCCTTGCTGCGCAATGTCATGTCCAACGACGTCATGCATTTCATGGGACTCACCGGCTCCCGCATGACCGCCCAGCAATGCCTGGACGCCAAAATGGTGGCCGGCGCCTATCATATCGACGAAATGATGGACAAGGTCATGGAGTTCGCCCTGACCCAGAACAAGCGCCGTCAGGTGGTGACCGCCATTAAAGAGGAAATGCACCGCGACATCCTGTACGCCATCAACGAACTGGATCCGCCCATCATCGAGACCGGCAGGCTTCAGGTGTAAATTTTTTATGAGGACCGGCGGGCGCCGGTCCTCATTATCTTGTCCTCTCGCCCTTCCCCTGATAAGATGTCTCCTTTAAAGCCGCTCACTTAACGGCCTGCGACCTACCAAAATAAAAGGAGACTATGAACCATGCCTTACACCAAAATTGTGGCCACCCTGGGGCCTGCCAGCGATTCGCCGGAGGTCATGAGGGCCTTGATTAAAAACGGCATGAACGTAGCCAGGATCAACTTCGCCCACGGCACGCACGAGGAGCACGCCAAAAAAATTGCCGACCTCCGCGCCATTTCCAGTGAACTGGGCATTCCCGTCGCCATCCTGCAGGATCTGGGCGGGCCTAAAATCCGGGTGGGCGACCTGCCGTCCGAAGGAATCCACCTCAAGGTCGGAGACTTGTTCTGCCTGTATTCTGAAGACGGCAAGGGCGACAAACACGGGGTCTCCGTCACCTATCCGGATCTTCCTGAGGAGGTGGAGGCCGGCGACCCCATTCTGCTGGCTGACGGCCTCCTGGAGCTGGAAGTGGTTGACGCCAGACCTACTTGCGTGGAATGCCGGGTGGTTACCGGCGGCGTGCTCACCTCCCACAAAGGGATCAACCTGCCTACCCGCACCTTAAAGACCTCCGCCTTGACGGAGAAGGACATCCTGGACCTGGACTTCGGCATGGACGAGGGCGTGGACTACGTGGGCGTCTCCTTTGTCCGGTCCGCCGCGGACATCCGCATGGTCAAAGATCGGATGATCGGCCGCCGGGCCCCGGTCATCGCCAAAATCGAGAAGCACGAGGCCATCGCCAATATAGACGAAATCCTCAATGAGGCAGACGGAATCATGGTGGCCAGGGGCGATTTGGGCGTGGAAGTCCCCCTGGAAGAAGTTCCCACTTACCAGAAAATACTGATCCGCAAGGCCAACGCCCTGGGCAAGCCGGTCATCACCGCCACCCAGATGCTTCGGTCCATGGTGGATTCTCCGCGGCCAACCAGGGCGGAAGCCACGGACGTAGCCAACGCGGTTCTGGACGGCACGGACGCGGTCATGCTTTCGGAGGAAACCGCCATGGGCGCCTACCCCATTGAAGCGGTGCAATACATGGCCCGAATCGCCAAAAAGGCGGAGGAAACCTTTTCTTACGAACACCGCTTGAAGCAGCATCCGGAAAAAGACATGGCCGACTCCGTGGCCCATGCTTCCTGCGTTCTGGCCGAGCATTTGGGAGCCTCCGCCATCCTGGCGGCCACGGCATCCGGCCTGACCGCCAAGAAAATATCCCATTTCAGGCCCCAAAGAAAGATTGTGGCCTTATCTCCCAACGAGTCGACAGTGCGGGAATTGTCCTTATATTGGGGATGTACGCCGGTGTTGGTGTCGTCGCCCAAAGACACGGACGCACTGATCAATTCATCGGCCAGGGCGGCCTTGGACCATGGCCTGATTGCAAAAGGAGACCTTGTGGTAATCACCGCAGGGCATCCTATCGGAGGGGCGGGCACGACTAATATGCTGAGGGTTATGCAGCTTTGAACCGAGCTTATTAAGACGAGGGAGACAACCTATGGATTTTGCAGAAATAGTCAAAACGCGAAGAGCGGCGAATTTTTTCGATCCGAACAAACCGGTGCCTAAAAAAACCATCCGGGAACTGGTGGAAATGGCCGCCCAGTCCCCGTCCAGCTATAACCTGCAACCGTGGAGCCTCATGATCCTGGAAGACCCGGATGACAAAGCCCGGCTGAGGAAGCTGGCTTTTGACCAGCCCAAGATCACGGACGCTCCGGTGGTGTTCATGGTGCTGGGGGATCGGAACGCCTGGAAAGAGGGCGACAAGTCCTTTGAAATGAATTTCGCCGAAATGGTCAAGTCCGGAATGCCCGAGGCCAATAAGACGGGCCTGGCCAAGACCATGGTTAGCCTGTACGGCGCGAGCCAGGATCATATGCAGGCCTTTGCCGTCAAAAACGCCGGCTTTTTCGGCATGTCCCTGATGTACGCGGCCAAAAGCCTGGGCCTGGAATCCCATCCCATGGACGGGTTCGACCACAACGGGGTGAAAAAGGAATTCAATATCCCGGAAAACTATTGGATTCCGCTGATTATGTCCATCGGCTACTTTGACGAGTCCAAAGAATACCCCGCTCCGAAATGGCGGAAGTCCTTTGAAGATATTGTCGTCTCCTTTTAGATGAAGGAGACGGCGCAAAAAAATGTTTCAAGCTGAACCGCGGCGCTGTTTTAAGGCAGCGCCGCGGCATCGGGGATTTTTGCATTTTTTCCAGGCTGTTGACAGAGGCGTATAAATCCATTATTTTACGCTCCAAAAAATCACTCGGTTCAGGTTCGTTAAGGCCGGGAATAAACTATGGAGAGGTTGTATGCATGATTAACGCAGGCGAATTAAGAAAAAATACCAAGCTGATGATTGAAGGGGAGCCCTACGTAATGTTGGAGGTTCAGTTCGTCAAGCCTGGCAAGGGGGTTGCCTTTTATAAATGCAAAATGCGCAATCTCATGACCGGCTCCCTGCTGGAAAGAACCTACCGCTCCGGCGACACGTTCGAACCGGCCGCCCTGGAAGAAAAGAAAATGCAGTACTTGTATGCTCAGGGCGACGAATACTATTTCATGGACGTCAAAACCTACGACCAGGTCATGCTTACGGAAGAAGCCGTGGGCGACGCCAAGGAATACCTGATCGACAACCTGGAAATGGATATCCTGTTCTTTGAAAACAAAGCCATCGGCATCACCCTGCCTAACTTTGTGGAACTGGAAGTCACCCAGGCCGATCCCTGGGTCAAGGGCGACTCCGTCGCCGGCGACTCCAAACCGGTCACCCTGCAAACGGGCATGGTGCTCCAGGTTCCGCCGTTTGTGGAAGAAGGCACCATCATTCAGGTGGATACGCGCACCGGCGCCTACGTAACCCGGGTGAAAAAATAACGGCGCCATTCAAAACGCGGCATGATTCGGGGGCTTTTTCGGCCCCCGTTGTTTTTGGGGGAACGATTTGGCCGGCCTAAAGCAATTGCAAATCCGGGCGGACCTGCTTTTTCACATCAGGCGCTTTTTCCGCAGCCAGGGATTCCTGGATGTTGAGACGCCCATCCGCATCCCGGCTCCCATTCCCGAAGCCCATATTGATGCCGTGCCATCCCTGGACTGGTATCTCCACACCTCCCCCGAATCCTGCATGAAACGCCTTTTATCCCAGGGGTACGAAAAGATTTTTCAAATCTGCCGGGTTTTTCGGGCCGAGGAACTGGGCGCCCGCCACCTGCCTGAGTTCACTATGCTGGAATGGTACAGGACGGACGCGGATTATAATCAGTTGATGACGGACTGCGAAAACCTGCTGGCCTTTTGCCTGGAATCCATGCCGGATCGAGCGCCTTTGGTCTATCAGGGGAAAAGGATAGACGCTTCTCCGTCGTGGCGGCGGGAGAGCGTGTCGGACGCGTTCAGAAAATATGCAGGGATGTCCGCAGAAGAGGCCTTGGAAACAGACCGCTTTGACGAAGTCATGGCCTTTGAGGTGGAGCCCTCTTTAGGGCTTGATCCTGTCTTTTTGTACGACTACCCCATAAAAAAGGCCGCCCTGGCCCGGCCCAAGCCGGAAGATCCTAATCTTGCCGAGCGTTTTGAACTCTATATCGGGGGCATGGAGATGGCCAACGCTTTTTCCGAGCTTGTGGATCCGGTTGTTCAGGCTGAGCGCTTTAAAATGGAAGAGGAAGAACGCGTCCTGGCGGGAAAAAAGCCCTATCCATCCAACGAAAAATTTCTCCGTGCCTTGGAAACCATGCCCCCTTCCGCGGGAATCGCCCTGGGCGTTGACAGGCTGGCCATGCTATTCGCCGGCGCCGCCGACATCGCCCAAATCAGCGCCTTCACACCAGAAGAGTTATAATTCCCTCTGGCATCATTGATTTTGTATGGATCGCCCATCATCAGCGACGGCTGAATTTTATTCACGTCAATACCATATATTAGGCCAGCCCTGGCATGCAATGCCAGGGGCCGCAGGCCAATAAGCGCGACCGGAAAAGAGGGTTATAAACCGGGCAAGATCAGCGGACGGAATGACCTGATTGAATTCCTGCGTATGTTTGCATTGGGACGCGCGGTGCGCGAAATGGGGCAGGCGCCGGGGGCCTGACGCTACAAATCAAATTGGGCGGTTTTCCGGGTGGCCCAGGAAGCGTAGTGTGCTTCCTGGGTTCGTAAGAACAAAAGGTGCGACCGGGAAAGATAGTTGAAATAGGTATTGGTCGGCGGGCGTACGACGCCATCGAAAACCTCACCTTGGGGGGGGTGAGTTACGGTTTAATATTTAAAAAACAATATGATTTAAGATAGTTATATATATTCTCGCGCGAAGCATGGGGGCGAGTGCGGACGTCGGGAAGGCCTCCCTTTCAATAGAAAACCTGGAATTCTGTTGACGGATCAGGTTTACACGACATGTGCTGGCGCACCCGGGCAGGATACTGCTCTGCCCGGGCTACCCATGGACGTTTTTTGCATAATTATGCCTGTTTGGTTTCATGAAATATTTTAGGTGCACAGTATGAGAATGAGGGCGGATGTTTTGGGGCGCTGATAGGCTTCCCTGGATTCATAAAAAAAACCGCCGACGCGCAAGGGCGCCGGCGGTTTTCCTCACATGAATATTTTAACTCAGCTACGACGCCATCAGGTTCAATGGCTCGATGTACTCAGGATCTTCCTTTTCCATAACGGCGATGATTTCCTTGTGCAGCCGTTTTTTATGCTCTCCAAAGATCGGGCGTCCCTTTTTGAAGGTCTTGGCGAAGGCCATGGCTTCTGCAAGCAGTTCTTCCTTGTCGGCGCAGGCTTTTTGGATGACGTGGCTCTCTTCCAGTTCCTGGGCGGCCACCCTTTTACCGGTCAGCTTCCACTCATTGAACTTGTGGTAGGGGATGGACTTTTTGCAAAAAGCGATCAT harbors:
- a CDS encoding helix-turn-helix domain-containing protein; its protein translation is MPPKKKAKNISTGQRIHDLRKDKDMDLETLANETGLAVDTLEKIESGENMPSVGSLLQIARALEVDSAFFLEKEVKTTKKGLAKAYSERTSHYAYTTLSPGARHKHMKAFKIEIPPKQEHDGVSYQHEGEEFVYVLSGKVEVTVGEHVNKLEEGGSLHFNSGLRHLLKNPGEDAALLLVVVYTP
- a CDS encoding acyl-CoA dehydrogenase, with product MSFRLTAEQKMVRKMVREFARGELMPTAAERDRTKEFPAENLKEMAELGLLGMMVPPEYEGAGADAVSYVLALSEVAYACASTAVIMSVHNSIVCDSILHLGTDEQKQRYLPALAMGEMIGAFAMTEPLAGSDPLRQETTAVQDGDHYIINGVKRFITSGKNAGVVIVTAKTDPSKRHRGITAFLVDKGTPGFSVGRLEDKMGLRASDTADLYFEDCRVPASQILGGEGGGFSLAMKALDGGRIGIAAQSIGVAQACLDAAVKYAKEREQFGKPIGQFQGVSGPLADIATEIHAARLMALDAASRKDRGQNFTMEASMAKLFASEMVNRVTAKALQIHGGYGYTKDYPVERYYRDARVFTIYEGTSEIQRIVISRHLLK
- a CDS encoding enoyl-CoA hydratase/isomerase family protein encodes the protein MALVEYELKEHVAVLTMNNGENRFNPTYLGEFLDVLDEIENKTEAATLVVTSANEKIWCNGLDLDWLMPVVQAKDVDTSKKFFYQLNDLFRRLLVYPLTTIAAINGHAFAGGAILTGAFDFRYMRTDRGFFCIPEVDISIPFLPGMMALLRNVMSNDVMHFMGLTGSRMTAQQCLDAKMVAGAYHIDEMMDKVMEFALTQNKRRQVVTAIKEEMHRDILYAINELDPPIIETGRLQV
- the pyk gene encoding pyruvate kinase produces the protein MPYTKIVATLGPASDSPEVMRALIKNGMNVARINFAHGTHEEHAKKIADLRAISSELGIPVAILQDLGGPKIRVGDLPSEGIHLKVGDLFCLYSEDGKGDKHGVSVTYPDLPEEVEAGDPILLADGLLELEVVDARPTCVECRVVTGGVLTSHKGINLPTRTLKTSALTEKDILDLDFGMDEGVDYVGVSFVRSAADIRMVKDRMIGRRAPVIAKIEKHEAIANIDEILNEADGIMVARGDLGVEVPLEEVPTYQKILIRKANALGKPVITATQMLRSMVDSPRPTRAEATDVANAVLDGTDAVMLSEETAMGAYPIEAVQYMARIAKKAEETFSYEHRLKQHPEKDMADSVAHASCVLAEHLGASAILAATASGLTAKKISHFRPQRKIVALSPNESTVRELSLYWGCTPVLVSSPKDTDALINSSARAALDHGLIAKGDLVVITAGHPIGGAGTTNMLRVMQL
- a CDS encoding nitroreductase family protein, whose product is MDFAEIVKTRRAANFFDPNKPVPKKTIRELVEMAAQSPSSYNLQPWSLMILEDPDDKARLRKLAFDQPKITDAPVVFMVLGDRNAWKEGDKSFEMNFAEMVKSGMPEANKTGLAKTMVSLYGASQDHMQAFAVKNAGFFGMSLMYAAKSLGLESHPMDGFDHNGVKKEFNIPENYWIPLIMSIGYFDESKEYPAPKWRKSFEDIVVSF
- the efp gene encoding elongation factor P, with translation MINAGELRKNTKLMIEGEPYVMLEVQFVKPGKGVAFYKCKMRNLMTGSLLERTYRSGDTFEPAALEEKKMQYLYAQGDEYYFMDVKTYDQVMLTEEAVGDAKEYLIDNLEMDILFFENKAIGITLPNFVELEVTQADPWVKGDSVAGDSKPVTLQTGMVLQVPPFVEEGTIIQVDTRTGAYVTRVKK
- the epmA gene encoding EF-P lysine aminoacylase EpmA, encoding MAGLKQLQIRADLLFHIRRFFRSQGFLDVETPIRIPAPIPEAHIDAVPSLDWYLHTSPESCMKRLLSQGYEKIFQICRVFRAEELGARHLPEFTMLEWYRTDADYNQLMTDCENLLAFCLESMPDRAPLVYQGKRIDASPSWRRESVSDAFRKYAGMSAEEALETDRFDEVMAFEVEPSLGLDPVFLYDYPIKKAALARPKPEDPNLAERFELYIGGMEMANAFSELVDPVVQAERFKMEEEERVLAGKKPYPSNEKFLRALETMPPSAGIALGVDRLAMLFAGAADIAQISAFTPEEL